Genomic segment of Candidatus Aminicenantes bacterium:
GGGAAAAGAATGTCACTTTTCCCGTTTCCAGGGTTTTTTCCAGGGCTTGGCGGTTCATGTAGCCCAACATCAGCACGGTGCCGCTGGATGCGTCCTGGACCACGGCCGGAACCATGGGACATGTGGTAAAATCGATTTGATTTAGTTGGAATTTCATCTATCTCTCCGTACACAAATCGAACGCGCGGCCAGGTACTCTTTCACCTGATTGATGGTATAACGCCCGGAGTGAAACACACCTGCGGCCAGTACCGCATCAGCCCCGCCCTGTTCCAGAGCGGCTGCAAAATCATCGAGCCGGCCACCACCGCCGGAAGCGATGAGCGGACAGGAAACAGTCGTGGAAACGCGGCGCAGGAGCCCGGTATCGTATCCGGAACCGGTTCCATCGCGTTCCATCGAGGTCAGCAGGATCTCTCCGGCTCCGCGGTTTGCCGCCTCAAGGGTCCATGCCACCACTTCATGGGCGGTTGGAGTGCGCCCGCCGTTGACAAACACGCGATGTGATCCGGCCACGATGCCGGCATCCACGGCCACCACCACGCATTGGGAACCGAAAGCCCTCGCCAGGCGCGTGATCAATCCGGGATCAAACACTGCGGCTGAGTTGACTGATACCTTATCGGCGCCGGCTTCCAGCAGCGTTTCCACGTCGTGCTCATTCCTGATTCCTCCACCCACGGTAAAGGGAATGTCCAGGTTGCGGGCAATGGCGCGCACCAGGTCCACGCGTACTTTTTGCCTGGAAACCGTGGCCGCGATATCCAGGTAGACCAGTTCATCCGCGCCCTGATCGCGGTAGCGCTTTCCCAGTTCAACCGGATCACCCATGTCGCGCAGGTTCAGGAAGTGGACGCCTTTGACCACACGACCGGCGCGCACATCCATGCAGGGAATGATTCTACACGCCACCATTCTCTTCCTCCCCACATTCCAGCGACACCAAGTCCTCTGGGATGATCGCGTCTTCGTACAAGGCCCGGCCCACCACCACGCCCGCCAGTCCCATGCGACGCAGGCGGCGCACCTGCGCCATGCAACTGATGCCGCCGGAAGCCAGCAAATCAATGTCCGGGAATTCTTCCAGAATGTAATGATAAAGATCGAAATCCGGCCCGGTCAGCATGCCGTCCCGCGCCACCGCGGTGCTCATGAAACGCCGGATACCCAACTCGCACATGGTCAAGATAAAATCCAGCAGATCTTGCGCGGATTCCTCCTGCCATCCGGACAGGGCCAGCCGCCCCCTGTTTGCATCCGCCGCCACGATAAAGCGCTCGGCCCCGAAACGATCGATGCATTGCCTGAGAGTTTCGGGTTCACGCGCCGCCAAGGTAGTTACGCAGACCCGGTCGGCACCGGCATTCAGCCAGCGTCTCACCTGTTCGCAAGTGCGGATGCCACCGCCCACGTCCACGCGGCATCCTGATTGCCGGCAGATATCCCTAATCCCATTCCAGTTGTCACTGCCGCCGCTTCCGGCCGCGTCCAGGTCGACGACGTGCAGGTGGGTGAAGCCGAACCCGTTAAACCGTTTCGCGGTTTCCAAAGGTGAAGCCGCATAAACGCTTGGGTTAGTGAACTCGCCGCGCCGCAGGCGCACGCAATTTCCATCCATGATATCAATAGCGGGGATTGTGATGAATTCACTTTTTGACATGTGTTTCTCCTGAAAGATTGCAGAAATTTTCGAGCAGGCGTTGGCCAACGGCACCGCTCTTTTCGGGGTGAAACTGCACGCCGTAGAAATTGTTTCGCTCCAAAGCCGCGCTGAAAGTCCCCATGTGTTCGCAGGTCGCGGTTGTCCATGCGGACAATCCGGCATAATAAGAATGTACGAAGTAGAACCAGGCACCCTCTTCCAGACCGTGAAACAGGGGCCCGTGGATCTCTTTTACGCGGTTCCACCCCGTGTGGGGAACTTTGCCCCGGCCGCGAAAACGCTGAACCGCAAGATCAAACACCCCCATGCCCGGGGTGTTGCGTTCTTCGGTCCGGCGACACAGCATCTGCATGCCCAGGCAGATGCCCAGTACCGGGATGGTGAAATGCTTTATGACATCATCCAGTCTTCGCTCGGCCAGGAAATCCATGGCGGAACGGGCTTCTCCCACCCCCGGCAGAATGACCCGGTCGGCTTTCACCAACTGCTCCGGGGAATCCGCGATGCCTGCGCGTACGCCGATC
This window contains:
- the hisF gene encoding imidazole glycerol phosphate synthase subunit HisF translates to MVACRIIPCMDVRAGRVVKGVHFLNLRDMGDPVELGKRYRDQGADELVYLDIAATVSRQKVRVDLVRAIARNLDIPFTVGGGIRNEHDVETLLEAGADKVSVNSAAVFDPGLITRLARAFGSQCVVVAVDAGIVAGSHRVFVNGGRTPTAHEVVAWTLEAANRGAGEILLTSMERDGTGSGYDTGLLRRVSTTVSCPLIASGGGGRLDDFAAALEQGGADAVLAAGVFHSGRYTINQVKEYLAARSICVRRDR
- the hisA gene encoding 1-(5-phosphoribosyl)-5-[(5-phosphoribosylamino)methylideneamino]imidazole-4-carboxamide isomerase yields the protein MSKSEFITIPAIDIMDGNCVRLRRGEFTNPSVYAASPLETAKRFNGFGFTHLHVVDLDAAGSGGSDNWNGIRDICRQSGCRVDVGGGIRTCEQVRRWLNAGADRVCVTTLAAREPETLRQCIDRFGAERFIVAADANRGRLALSGWQEESAQDLLDFILTMCELGIRRFMSTAVARDGMLTGPDFDLYHYILEEFPDIDLLASGGISCMAQVRRLRRMGLAGVVVGRALYEDAIIPEDLVSLECGEEENGGV
- the hisH gene encoding imidazole glycerol phosphate synthase subunit HisH, which produces MNTMIVRTGAGNLFSLVAALERIGVRAGIADSPEQLVKADRVILPGVGEARSAMDFLAERRLDDVIKHFTIPVLGICLGMQMLCRRTEERNTPGMGVFDLAVQRFRGRGKVPHTGWNRVKEIHGPLFHGLEEGAWFYFVHSYYAGLSAWTTATCEHMGTFSAALERNNFYGVQFHPEKSGAVGQRLLENFCNLSGETHVKK